TCGTAGTAGTAGATTTGGCCGTTATCCCGGAACCTCAGTCCCAGAGTGGTGCTCATGGTCGTATCCAGATCGCCGCATTGGGGCGGTTGAAGATGTGATGAACAAGTTACAATAGCGTAAGCGGGCGCGAACTTCAAATACCCGCTTCGTAAGCGGGATGCTTGCCGAGCCGGATGTGGCTCCAGGCATGCCTGGGGAGTGTTCCCAGGCGAGGAGCCGGGAATCTGGCGCAGTTATCAAGGCAGAGGCATCTCTAAACCCTGAAAACAGCGGGGACCAAAGATAAATCAACGGTGTTTCAAGGTGTTGGGAATGAAATGACCAGAATTGTGGCAGTGCATGGAAAAAATCGACGTCATTTGTTGACAACCCCCATTCGAAGGCGTAAATCCCGCTTCCGCGCTGACGGGAAACCCGGAAGCGAAGAGTGGGTCATTAGCTCAATTGGTAGAGCAGTTGACTCTTAATCAATTGGTTGTAGGTTCGAGTCCTACATGGCCCACCAGCGATTTCAAGGGGTTACGGTTTGAACCGTAACCCCTTTGTCGTTTCTTTCGTTCATTTGTCTCTCTGCACCGTGCGCTATGCAGGGTGCAGAGAGACAAGCTTGGCAATAGTATACTCTTTCAGAAATCCCCCGTGTGATCCGGAAGAAGGAATAAAACCATTGGAAATAGAGCGGTCTATTTTATTTCGCTTTTGCATGTATCTGTCTGTGTTATATGGTGTCTAAAGTGTGAAATTATGATGTTTTATGCAAATAAACGTTTTTCCCAGTCTACAGCGTGAAGTATTGTATATAATAACTCACATTGTATGTGCAGAGTGTATAGTGGGCCTGCTAGTTGGTATTGTTCAAAAAGTGGGGTTTCCCTCCCTTGTTGCTTTTTACAAAATCAAAGATTCATAGTAAATTCTGAAAAAGTATAAAGCCAGAGATATGCATATAAGAGAAATACCAGCAGGGCATAGTCACTTGTTTATCTCCATTCCATTAACAAAGTGCTGGATGTTGCGGGAAACTGAGCGGTTGCCGTTTGGAAGTCCGAATCAGTCCACGGTGCGCCGTGAAAAAAGCGTATGCCCTGTGGTCGCTTCGTCAACATGGAGGTCTTGAGGCAGTGAAGAATCAAAAAATTGCTGTAAAGATTGTTGGAAGCGTCTGTATTCTTTTGACTCTGGTTTGTTCAGGAATTGGAGTGATGTCCTACCTGACAGCATATTCTGCCATAGAGAAGCGTGTGCAAGACGCTCTGCCGACAATGGCTGAAGATGCGGCAAAGTATATCAGGGCGACTCTTGATCTCTATGTTTTGGGGATTGAAGGAGTAGCCGGGCGTGCTATGGTGAGAAGCATGGAGTGGGACAAGCAGGAAGCCGCTTTGAAGGAAGAGATAAAACGGCAGGGCTTTCTCGACATGGGGATTGCCACGCCGGATGGTAAAACAAAGTATACTGATGGGTCCAGCGCTGACCTGGGTGATCGCGATTATTTCAAAGCTGCGGCATCCGGAAAGACAATGATGTCGGATGTGATCATTAGCCGCGTGACGAACAAACCCGTGATGATCCTCGCCACGCCCATAAAGGATGGAGCAAAGGTCATAGGAGTTGTCATTGGGAGACTGGACGGTGCATTGCTTTCAAGCATTACGGATAAAGTGAGATATGGAAAAAGTGGATATTCATATATAATTAATGAAAAAGGGGCGCTGATCGCTCATGATAAACGTGAGTTTGTCTACGAGGCGCGCAATTTCCTTGAAGAAGGGAAAACAAAACCTGAGTTCAAGCTGCTTTCGGAAATGATGCAGCGAATGGTGAAGGGTGAGAAAGGCTTTGATGACTATACATTCATGGGGTCCGAGAGATATTTCGGATTCGCGCCAGTTCCAGGGACACGTTGGTCAATCGCAGTCGGGGCAATAAAGAACGATGTTCTTTCCGACGTTCTTGAGATGCGAATGAAATTTATCACGGTGTCATTATGCTTCTTACTCTTTGGCGCTATAGTATCTTATCTTTTAGCCCGGTCTATAGCAAATCCTGTAAAGAAACTGATGGCGGCTGCGATAGCGGTTTCCCAAGGTGATCTGTCCGCAAGCTCCGGTCTTGATCAAAAAGATGAGATCGGTATCCTGGACGGAGCATTGAAGACCATGGTGTCCACTCTTGTGGCTAAAATGAGCGAAGCAGAAGAGCAGACCGCTCTTGCGCAGCAGGAATCTGAGAAAGCGCATCAAGCTACTCTGGAAGCTCAAGACGCAAAAGAAAAGGCTGAGCGTGCCAAGGCAGAAGGAATGCTCCATGCCGCGCATCAGCTCGAAAGTGTCGTTGAGATCGTCACGTCCGCTTCTGAAGAACTGTCGGCGCAGATTGACGAATCGAGCAGAGGCTCTGAGGCCCAGGCACATCGTGTCGATGAAACCGCCACTGCCATGGAGGAGATGAACGCCACTGTTCTCGAGGTGGCCAAGAGCGCATCTCATGCCGCCCAAACAGCGGACCAGGCCAAAGCCAAGGCTGAAGAAGGTTCGAAAATCGTCGATCTGGTTGTGAAAGGAATCGGCGACGTGCAGCGTCAGGCACAGGGAATGAAGACAGACATGGATTCTCTGGGAAAACAGGCCGAAGGCATTGGCCAGATCATGAATGTCATCACCGATATTGCCGACCAAACCAACCTGCTGGCTTTAAACGCGGCTATCGAGGCGGCCCGTGCTGGCGAGGCCGGGCGGGGGTTTGCGGTTGTTGCCGACGAGGTGCGCAAGCTTGCTGAGAAGACAATGACCGCTACCAAGGAAGTCGGGGACGCCATCAGGGGCATTCAAGAGGGAACGAGGAAAAACAGTGAGAACGTGGATCGCTCCGGCCGGACAATTGAGGAGGCCACGTCCCTCGCCAACAGGTCCGGAGATGCCCTGAAAGAGATTGTCTCTCTGGTGGAAACAACTTCGGACCAGGTCCGCTCCATTGCCACCGCTTCGGAACAGCAGTCCTCGGCGAGTGAAGAGATCAACCACAGCATCGAGGACGTAAGCCGGATCTCTTCGGAAACCTCCGATGCCATGCGCCAGTCAGCCCAGGCAGTCGGGGAATTGGCCAGCCAGGCGCAGGTGTTG
The DNA window shown above is from Desulfovibrio sp. and carries:
- a CDS encoding methyl-accepting chemotaxis protein, with translation MKNQKIAVKIVGSVCILLTLVCSGIGVMSYLTAYSAIEKRVQDALPTMAEDAAKYIRATLDLYVLGIEGVAGRAMVRSMEWDKQEAALKEEIKRQGFLDMGIATPDGKTKYTDGSSADLGDRDYFKAAASGKTMMSDVIISRVTNKPVMILATPIKDGAKVIGVVIGRLDGALLSSITDKVRYGKSGYSYIINEKGALIAHDKREFVYEARNFLEEGKTKPEFKLLSEMMQRMVKGEKGFDDYTFMGSERYFGFAPVPGTRWSIAVGAIKNDVLSDVLEMRMKFITVSLCFLLFGAIVSYLLARSIANPVKKLMAAAIAVSQGDLSASSGLDQKDEIGILDGALKTMVSTLVAKMSEAEEQTALAQQESEKAHQATLEAQDAKEKAERAKAEGMLHAAHQLESVVEIVTSASEELSAQIDESSRGSEAQAHRVDETATAMEEMNATVLEVAKSASHAAQTADQAKAKAEEGSKIVDLVVKGIGDVQRQAQGMKTDMDSLGKQAEGIGQIMNVITDIADQTNLLALNAAIEAARAGEAGRGFAVVADEVRKLAEKTMTATKEVGDAIRGIQEGTRKNSENVDRSGRTIEEATSLANRSGDALKEIVSLVETTSDQVRSIATASEQQSSASEEINHSIEDVSRISSETSDAMRQSAQAVGELASQAQVLKNLIDQMKDEGGAGSGSTSANARKALAGART